The sequence tggattcgagccccacattgggctctgtgctgacagatcagagcctggagcctgctttagattctatgtctcctgctctctctgcccctcccctctctcaaaaaaaataaacatagaaaaattttttaaaaagattatctggaacatatatacgatggaatattactcagccattaaaaatggaatcttgccatttgcaactatgtggatggagctaaagtatattatgctaagtgaaataagccaatcagagataaataccatatgatttcattcatatatggaatttaaggatcaaaacagatgaacacagaggggaaaaagagagaagcaaaccataaaaaagactcttaactctagagaacaaaccgagggttgctggagggaaggcaggtgggggggatgggctaaatgggtgatgggcactaaggaagacacttgttgtaatgagcactcggtgttacatgtaagtgataggtcactagattctactcctaaaactagtattacactacatattaactaactagaatttaaataaaaataaaaacatgaaacaaacaaaaataatggtatgaacatataaaaatcaaagttttCTATAaggcaaaaagcagaatcaaaacacaaagattaaaaaaagtaataaaaataaattttaaaaaagtccaGTAACATTCACATGTCCTGGAAGCTGAGCATAAACTTCACTCTCTGCCTGCCTAGCAGGGCCTATGTTTCTTCCTTTTACCCACACTTCTAGCTTATATATCCTTTCCTTGATATGAAGCTCTTGGCTAGAAAAGAGTTCCATCTCTAGGATCTGAGAGAAGTGTGTGTGAATTTGGATGGTAGATACAACTGCCCTGCTATGGTCTTGACGTACAGAAATTTTCTATTTGCACTTGACAAGGTGGCACAAAATGCACTTTCATTATAGAAAACATGCAATTTTCCAAATAACTACTTGATTGGGTGGGCATAATCAACATGAGTAGTAAGTGTGGTTTCATAAagtggagcaaaaaaaaaaaagggcattttaaaataactttttgaatAGTATAGCTCCCTAAGTGAGGAAAGGAGACATTTTTATGTGTCCTTGTCTAGTCATTTCAAGCACCAGTAAGTTAATAGCTCTGTATCTTTTTGGGTTTTGCACCGTGTAACGCCTTTTATACCTGTTgattctgttgttattttttgtgtattaaatgttttttttattttgctgggggaaaaaaaaaaaggtcaaggaTTATTCAGTCTGGAAAGAGAacgccaggggcgcctgggtggcgcagtcggttaagcgtccgacttcagccaggtcacgatctcgcggtccgtgagttccagccctgcgtcaggctctgggctgatggctcagagcctgcagcctgtttccgattctgtgtctccctctctctctgcccctcccctgttcatgctctgtctctctctgtcccaaaaataaataaacgttgaaaaaaaaaactaaaaaaaaaaaaaagagaacgcCAAAGACAGGTACAGAGTAAAATATTTGTCAACAAATCTGATTACTTATGCTTTGAAATGAAAAGTTCTGATTACATCTTGAATAAGTCTCTTTTATCTTGCTGTCCCAATCCTTAGTCTCAAATTAATTCAGTCCTTAAAAGTATAAATTTCATGAGAACAGGGTACTTTGTCTGCTTTATTCACTACTGTATCCTTAGCACCTAATACAATACTTGGCGCATAGTAGgcattaataaatgtttgttaaataaatggcaTAAGTTGTTCCTCTAATTAATGATAACCCTTTCTAGTATAGGTTTTAGTGTGACCTCTTGTAATTTTAGGTGAAAGATATCCCCAAATTAATACGTTGGTAACCTCAAACATAAGTGCTAAGGATAGCAGGACAATTGTTGCTTTCCCTGACCTATTTCTgatatttgcaatttttatttttatttgtttgtttttgagagagagaacacatgcaagtgcaagcacaggaggggcagagggagaaggagagagagaatcttaagcaggctccatgctcagtgcagagccctacacagggcttgatctcacgaccatgagatcatgacctggacctgagctgaaatcaagagtcagatgctcaactgcctgagccaccagtTGGCTGGCACCCCTAtatttgcaatctttttttttttttttttttttgcaattttaaaaaatcaggaccAGGACCTGTTTCCTCCAAGTTGCTTCAGCAGCAAGGTTACCATGGCAACACCTTGTATATAACCTGCCATCTCCCATTTTAAGAATCATACATCTTCTGGTGAActcaagaagatgaaagaaatttagaaaaactaaaagcatttttaagcTTTTGAAGTTGATATTTTGGAGATCAAAATGATCCACAAAATATATCTGAGCATCTCTGCTAGAGATATAAATGGATGAAATAGatcatataacattttttatttccaaaaagatATATCTCCTTTTGCTATCTTAAATAGGCTTCATTCCACAGACCTTCTGTAAGAgaatgttttaggggcacctgggtggctcagttggttaagcatctgactttggctcaggtcatgatctcacggtttgtgagtttgagccccgtgtcaggctctatgctgacagctcaaagcctagagcctgcttcagattctgtgtgtctctctctctctctgcccctcccccactcacgctctgtctctctctctctcaaaaataagcattaaaaaaaagagagaagggctcctgggtggctcagtcggttaagtgtccaacttcactcaggtcatgatctcacagtttgtgagttcgagcccctcgtcgggctctgtgctgacagcttggagcctgaagcctccttccgattctgtgtctccctctctctctgcccctcacctgctcacactctgtctctcaaacgtaaatgaacattaaaaatttaaaaaagagagagaatattttagaACATCTAATCCGACAAACATGTATATACTTATAGAGCAATGAAGGGAGGATATTTGAAATCAGGACTAAACCAGAAAACTGAACCTTCAATATTACATCTACCTTGCACGCTGGATCAGCCTGTAAGCAATGTACTTGTGGAATAAGTATCCCAGCCGAACTGTGTCCGTATGAAGTGTCTCAATTATGAGATTCCTAGCTGTTGTGTGTAGTTGTGAAGGAAGTCCAGAAGCTTTTGTGGCCTGATTTAAGAGTATCAGGTTCTTTCTCTGAGCCTCTACATCAACAAAATATCTCTGCTCTTTGAGCTCTTGGGGAGTGGAAGGGGGCACCAGCATCTTGGGTTTCTTGGTACCTGAAACTGAAGTCAGCATCCAGGACTTGTCTATAGGGGAGAACTTGGATTTCTGGTCCCATTCAGAAGATGAGATCTGTGATGTTTTGGGTAGTTTAGTCGTAAGAGAGGGTAGTGATGTTATAGGCTTCATGAGAGTCGGAATGTAAGGGGTTTGTGATACTGGTGTCCTGTAATTGGTGAGATAGGACTGAAATGTTCTAAATTGTTCCATGGCAATAGGATCATGGCATATCGGGATTTCTTCCAAAGTGTCAGACGCCTCTGATATTTGGAACTTCTTAGTGGTGAAAGGGGCTTGAGTTACCTTGAAATCAGTAGCACTGGGATGAACAAATGCTGAATTAggtttcagagaagaaataattgcCAATCTTTCCTTACTTTTCTTGGGGACAGAAGAGGACAAATCTTTCAGGGGCTTTCCAGGAGTTGGAGAGGTCCATAATGTTGGAAGAtgcccaggggtgggagggatcCACAGTGGGGAAGCTTGACGCTGCCCAAGGGGAGAAGGGGCTTGTAGATAGCGAGATTGATCACAGGTAGCAGCGGGCTGGAATGCCTGGGGCTGCTCAGAGAGTATTAAGGGTCTAGGTTCCAGGAGCTCCCCATGGATGGAAGAGGTTCCAGGAACCAAGGGCTTCCTAGGAGAAAGAGGAGCCAAGAGATCAGGAATCTGTGCAGAGGTGAGTGGGACTCCAGATATAAGGGGCTGCCTGGAGACCAGAGGGGCTTCTGATATCAGAGGTAGCTGAGGAGTCCTAGAGCCCCAAGAGGAAAAGAACTGCTGAAGGCCGAGAAGGGTCTCCAGTGTAAGAGGCTGCCCTGAAGTTGGCAGGGTCTCAGCTATGGGAAATTTCTCAGGAGTCAGTGGGACCTCTGGTGCTACAAACTCAACAGAGGTGGATTGACCTTTAGAAAACAGGGTCTGTTTAGAGGAAGGAAAAGTCTGTGGTGCAAGGAGTTTCCCAGGCTCAGAACGAATTCTCACTCCTAGTGATTTACCAGGGGCTTGGGAGAGAGGAGACTGTGATATCTGCAAAGGAATAGGAGAGACCTCCAATGCAGAGGATTTCTCAGCAATAGCAGCAGATGCTGGGGATTGCCTAGGAAGGACAGAAGCCTTCAATTTTTGAAGTGATCTAAGACTGGAAGGATCCAACGTGGGTAACTTCTTAGAAATGTGAGGAGCACTTGGTGTGACAGATTTATCAGTAACAGGCACAATCCCAACTTTCAGGGTATGTTCTAAAAGAGGATGGACACCAAGTGGTGAGAGCTGTTCATTAATGAGAGGTGCTCTTGATTTTAGGTCATCTACCCCCATGGGATGGGATTGCCCTGGAATGAAGGGAGCTCCCAAAGGCTGGACTTGCTCAAGGGTAAGGGGAAATCCTAAGACATGGGATTTGTCTGATTTATCTGATTCCCAGAAGtgttctggagagagagaaatacctaATGCTTGAGCCTGTTCTAAGGAGAGAGGGGCACCCAAAGCCTGGGTCTGTTCAGGGGTAAGAGTGACAGCTGGGACCCAGGCATTTTCTGGAGTGATAGGGACACCCAATTTCTGGGCCTGTGATGCAGTGAGAGGAGACTCCCATGCATGAACTTTCTCAAGGGTGTGTATGAAACCCAAGCCCTGGCATTTCTCAGGGCTGAGGGTGACCAGCAATGCCTTGAACTGCTCAGGGGTGAGAGTGATCCCCAGTGCCTGTGCCTGCTCAGGGGTGAGAGTGATCCCCAGTGCCTCTGCCTGCTCAGGGGTCACAGTGATCCCCTGTGCCTGGGTCTGCTGAGGGGTGAGAGTGATCCCCTGTGCCTGGGCCTGCTGAGGGGTCAGAGTGATCCCTTGTGCCTGGGCCTGCTCAGGGGTGAGAGGGATCCCCAGTGCCTGTGCCTGCTCAGGGGTGAGAGTGATGCCCTGTGCCTGGGCCTGCTGAGGGGTCAGAGTGATCCCCCCTGCCTGTGCCTGCTGAGGGGTCAGAGTGAGCCCCAGTACCTGGGCCTGCTCAGGGGTCAGAGTGATCCCCTGTGCCTGGGCCTGCTGAGGGGTCAGATTGATTGCCTGGGCCTGCTGAGGGGTGAGAGTGATCCCCCGTGCCTGTGCCTGCTGAGGGGTCAGAGTGATCCCCAGTGCCTGGGCCTGCTCAGTGGTGAGAGAGATCCCCTGTGCCTGGGCCTGCTGAGGGGTCAGAGTGATCCTCTGTGCCTGTGCCTGCTGAGGGGTCAGAGTGATCCCCAGTGCTTGGGCCTGCTGAGGGGTCAGAGTGattgcctgggcctgggcctgctcAGGGATGAGAGGGATCCCCCGTGCCTGGGTGTGCTCCAGGGTCATAGTGACCCCCTGTGCCTGGGCCTGCTCAGGGGTGAGAGTGATCCCCTGTGCCTGGGCCTGCTGAGGGGTCAGATTGATTGCCTGGGCCTGCTGAGGGGTGAGAGTGATCCCCCCTGCCTGTGCCTGCTGAGGGGTCAGAGTGATCCCCAGTGCCTGGGCCTTTTCAGGGGTGAGAGTGATCCCCTGTGCCTGGGTCTGCTCAGGGGTCATAGTGACCCCCTGTGCCTGGGTCTGCTCAGGGGTGAGAGAGATCCCCAGTGCCTGGGCCTGTTCAGGGGTCAGAGTGATCCCTTGTGCCTGGGCCTGCTGAGGGGTGAGAGTGATCCCCTGTGCCTGGGCCTTTTCAGGGGTGAGAGTGATCCCTTGTGCCTGGGCCTGCTCAGGGGTCAGAGTGATCCCCAGTGCCTGTGCCTGCTGAAGGGTGAGAGTGACCCCCTGTGCCTGGGCCTGCTCAGGGGTGAGAGTGATCCCCTGTGCCTGGGCCTTTTCAGGGGTAAGAGTGATGATCCCTTGTGCCTGTGCCTGCTCATGGGTGAGAGTGACCCCTTGTGCCTGGGCCTTTTCAGGGGTGAGAGTGATCCCTTTTGCCTGGGCCTGCTCAGGGGTCAGAGTGATCGCCTGTGCCTGGGCCTGCTGAGGAGTGAGAGTGATCCCCCCTGCCTGGGCCTGCTCAGGGGTCAGAGTGATTGCCTGGGCCTGCTGAGGGGTGAGAGTGATCCCCCCTGCCTGTGCCTGCTCAGGGGTGAGAGAGATCCCCTGTGCCTGGGCCTTTTCAGGGGTGAGAGTGATCCCCCCTGCCTGTGCCTGCTGAGGGGTGAGAGTGATCCCCAGTGCCTGGGCCTGCTGAGGGGTCAGATTGATTGCCTGGGCCTGCTGAGGGGTGAGAGTGATCCCCCCTGCCTGTGCCTGCTGAGGGGTCAGAGTGATCCCCAGTGCCTGGGCCTGCTCAAGGGTGAGAGTGATCCCCTGGGTCTGGGCCTGTTCAAGGCTCAGAGTGATTCCCAGTGCTTGGGCCTGCTGAGATGTTAGAGTGATCCCCCCTGCCTGTGCCTGCTCAGGGGTAAGAGTGATCCCCTGTGTCTGGGCCTGCTCAGAAGTGAGAGTGATGCCCTGTGCCTGTGACTGCTCAGGAGTGACCATGATCTCCAGTGCCTGTGCCTGCTGAGGGGTGACAGTGATCTCCATTTCCTGTACTTGGTCAGGGGTGACAGTAATGCCCGGTGCCTTGACCCCCTCAGGGGTGAGTGTGATACCCTGTGCCAGGGTCTGCTCCTCGGTGAAGGTGAACCCCAGTTCATGGGCCTGCTCGGGGGTGAGCGTGATCCCCTGTGACTGAGATTGCTGAGGAATAACAGTGGTCCCCAGTGCCTGGGCCTGCTCATAAGTGAGGGTGATCCCCAATTCCTGGGCCTGCTTGGGGGTGAGAGTGATCCCATGTGCCTGTGCCTGCTTATCAGTGAAGGTGAACCCCAGTTCATGGGTCTGCTCAGGTATGAAAGTGATCCCCAGTGCCTGTTCCTGCTGAGGGGTGAGAGTGATCCCTTGTGCCTTGGCTTGCTGAGGAGTGACAGTGGTCCTGAGTGCCTGGGCCTGCTCAGGGGTGAGAGTGATTCCCAAGGCCTGTGCTTGCTGACGGGTGAGAGTGATCCCCTGTGCCTGGGCCTGCTCAGGAGTGAGAGGGATCCCAAGTGCCTGAGCCTGTTGAGAAGTGACAGTGATCCCCAATGCCTTTTGAAGAGTGTCAGTGATGCTCATTTCCTGGGTCTGCTCAGGGGTAAGACTGATCCCCAGTGCCTGGGCCTGTTCTGGGGCCACAATGATGCCTAGTTCTTTGGTCTTTTGAGGGGTGATAGTGATCTCCAGTTCCTGGGCCTGTTGAGGAGTTAGAGTGAGGGTCTTTGTGGGAGACTGTCCAGAAATTGGAAAGGCCCCAGGTGATGGCGATTGTGTCGATGGAGAAGGAGTGATTGGTATAGGGTGCTTTCCATCAGCAAAATTTTCTAATGTCTTCAGATGTCCATGGAACACTTTTCTTTGGTGTAACTGGGATGCTACTTTCGGTATGCTCTTCCATTTGGGAGACACCATCACTGAAGTTTGGCTGAACATCTTTTCTAGTGTGTCAGAACTTTTCTCATTGATCTTCCTCTgatcctttgtctttttctgcttctgcctTCCATGGTCTTCTATGTTTCT is a genomic window of Acinonyx jubatus isolate Ajub_Pintada_27869175 chromosome B4, VMU_Ajub_asm_v1.0, whole genome shotgun sequence containing:
- the FAM186A gene encoding protein FAM186A isoform X1, producing the protein MQSGIDIESESDKEVVDSTITSIKALYKSEVPKLEIPLAVQNVISRIEHAQLCRAREDINMQLADILFNVQRIINRYTVDENVHSGRKISLPEHKKWRINFLDKIVTYAKNSEIREKTLLHILVWLEEWNAILSEMTAIDIEEHHHWIAKMEFLPEMYKAIESNVKILSRISVSLFEEKKRQKKKMTSRGTLWKSWKERVIKRPATAHALRPDQMISDEFATNTKVSEIQDMLQELINTAMFNKLENNAIKYISSTIVNLSKALNTLNDEVKVFTLQSANMYINETSEKEKELSLKIIRDLSEQNEILQQKLQDAEEKYEQFIWSKGIVEQQLPTALPTSTLKALPELSPQSSIAISKTDIEDSMENILAKEFENIIDEAQTQETKASGIQWDSAFSYTAPAEMTPDLIEQQYPLPEKNQKESSEGITEDKVSLKKDDDQYQSRKKKQIKGSSMDETSGSHLSDDKGKQKETKLDHDLELQALEKNRKEMKSFSEAKPKSFAESKSRYVPTDYPSTDTKRQSGKSGTGSMWERLRKVKPEYSHDKSQISSENKEEPTTESMDKESKSEMSSQAEQFKLTELGYSSEKMKTKGKKRQISPRTTTSKEGKTEDIIVLAKKCKSPELVKSQSRIAKETSESTRVLESPDGKSEEGNLEEFQKAIMAFLNEKIDNIGKPLDKKAVPKEELLLKTAEVEKLEIIKAKMEEYFQTVAETVAKILREYKDIKNAGQVGEKPMKRKKEVSFMPGLHFQKPISAKAEISTLLSSKSMDPLIDNLIQMILTEIEGERDAPVASTVGRDHKEKEKQRWDEYLQEGQEKVFGEGLKHHLQEEGSFWKKSHELISKKLEKEESWLQMKERKQRQQKQKWWQEEEAWKEQQKQTEQDVEQMQRKEKGYQKPKQQQLEAWNQEMEEQLVPLEEEEEEQMRPVQKGLRHPKLEINREKEEKQKPRRNIEDHGRQKQKKTKDQRKINEKSSDTLEKMFSQTSVMVSPKWKSIPKVASQLHQRKVFHGHLKTLENFADGKHPIPITPSPSTQSPSPGAFPISGQSPTKTLTLTPQQAQELEITITPQKTKELGIIVAPEQAQALGISLTPEQTQEMSITDTLQKALGITVTSQQAQALGIPLTPEQAQAQGITLTRQQAQALGITLTPEQAQALRTTVTPQQAKAQGITLTPQQEQALGITFIPEQTHELGFTFTDKQAQAHGITLTPKQAQELGITLTYEQAQALGTTVIPQQSQSQGITLTPEQAHELGFTFTEEQTLAQGITLTPEGVKAPGITVTPDQVQEMEITVTPQQAQALEIMVTPEQSQAQGITLTSEQAQTQGITLTPEQAQAGGITLTSQQAQALGITLSLEQAQTQGITLTLEQAQALGITLTPQQAQAGGITLTPQQAQAINLTPQQAQALGITLTPQQAQAGGITLTPEKAQAQGISLTPEQAQAGGITLTPQQAQAITLTPEQAQAGGITLTPQQAQAQAITLTPEQAQAKGITLTPEKAQAQGVTLTHEQAQAQGIITLTPEKAQAQGITLTPEQAQAQGVTLTLQQAQALGITLTPEQAQAQGITLTPEKAQAQGITLTPQQAQAQGITLTPEQAQALGISLTPEQTQAQGVTMTPEQTQAQGITLTPEKAQALGITLTPQQAQAGGITLTPQQAQAINLTPQQAQAQGITLTPEQAQAQGVTMTLEHTQARGIPLIPEQAQAQAITLTPQQAQALGITLTPQQAQAQRITLTPQQAQAQGISLTTEQAQALGITLTPQQAQARGITLTPQQAQAINLTPQQAQAQGITLTPEQAQVLGLTLTPQQAQAGGITLTPQQAQAQGITLTPEQAQALGIPLTPEQAQAQGITLTPQQAQAQGITLTPQQTQAQGITVTPEQAEALGITLTPEQAQALGITLTPEQFKALLVTLSPEKCQGLGFIHTLEKVHAWESPLTASQAQKLGVPITPENAWVPAVTLTPEQTQALGAPLSLEQAQALGISLSPEHFWESDKSDKSHVLGFPLTLEQVQPLGAPFIPGQSHPMGVDDLKSRAPLINEQLSPLGVHPLLEHTLKVGIVPVTDKSVTPSAPHISKKLPTLDPSSLRSLQKLKASVLPRQSPASAAIAEKSSALEVSPIPLQISQSPLSQAPGKSLGVRIRSEPGKLLAPQTFPSSKQTLFSKGQSTSVEFVAPEVPLTPEKFPIAETLPTSGQPLTLETLLGLQQFFSSWGSRTPQLPLISEAPLVSRQPLISGVPLTSAQIPDLLAPLSPRKPLVPGTSSIHGELLEPRPLILSEQPQAFQPAATCDQSRYLQAPSPLGQRQASPLWIPPTPGHLPTLWTSPTPGKPLKDLSSSVPKKSKERLAIISSLKPNSAFVHPSATDFKVTQAPFTTKKFQISEASDTLEEIPICHDPIAMEQFRTFQSYLTNYRTPVSQTPYIPTLMKPITSLPSLTTKLPKTSQISSSEWDQKSKFSPIDKSWMLTSVSGTKKPKMLVPPSTPQELKEQRYFVDVEAQRKNLILLNQATKASGLPSQLHTTARNLIIETLHTDTVRLGYLFHKYIAYRLIQRARNNLIRRLQVIKNTGKGYETRNLYIMLSRIDEYQKKVMQVWTNKQKSLEQKRNQCLRKMIFLFSQLQQTYRLNLSQPIPCIIDKKQIPASTKSVQQSFLELLIEDRKSDTLKKFRQEDQMEAIWNADLSTSSYPVTEKTSIHSLWAQLGGYPDIPMLLQLDVQSTFRKSLGSIKSQFKKIPK
- the FAM186A gene encoding protein FAM186A isoform X2 translates to MDFEEKDHRASRGTLWKSWKERVIKRPATAHALRPDQMISDEFATNTKVSEIQDMLQELINTAMFNKLENNAIKYISSTIVNLSKALNTLNDEVKVFTLQSANMYINETSEKEKELSLKIIRDLSEQNEILQQKLQDAEEKYEQFIWSKGIVEQQLPTALPTSTLKALPELSPQSSIAISKTDIEDSMENILAKEFENIIDEAQTQETKASGIQWDSAFSYTAPAEMTPDLIEQQYPLPEKNQKESSEGITEDKVSLKKDDDQYQSRKKKQIKGSSMDETSGSHLSDDKGKQKETKLDHDLELQALEKNRKEMKSFSEAKPKSFAESKSRYVPTDYPSTDTKRQSGKSGTGSMWERLRKVKPEYSHDKSQISSENKEEPTTESMDKESKSEMSSQAEQFKLTELGYSSEKMKTKGKKRQISPRTTTSKEGKTEDIIVLAKKCKSPELVKSQSRIAKETSESTRVLESPDGKSEEGNLEEFQKAIMAFLNEKIDNIGKPLDKKAVPKEELLLKTAEVEKLEIIKAKMEEYFQTVAETVAKILREYKDIKNAGQVGEKPMKRKKEVSFMPGLHFQKPISAKAEISTLLSSKSMDPLIDNLIQMILTEIEGERDAPVASTVGRDHKEKEKQRWDEYLQEGQEKVFGEGLKHHLQEEGSFWKKSHELISKKLEKEESWLQMKERKQRQQKQKWWQEEEAWKEQQKQTEQDVEQMQRKEKGYQKPKQQQLEAWNQEMEEQLVPLEEEEEEQMRPVQKGLRHPKLEINREKEEKQKPRRNIEDHGRQKQKKTKDQRKINEKSSDTLEKMFSQTSVMVSPKWKSIPKVASQLHQRKVFHGHLKTLENFADGKHPIPITPSPSTQSPSPGAFPISGQSPTKTLTLTPQQAQELEITITPQKTKELGIIVAPEQAQALGISLTPEQTQEMSITDTLQKALGITVTSQQAQALGIPLTPEQAQAQGITLTRQQAQALGITLTPEQAQALRTTVTPQQAKAQGITLTPQQEQALGITFIPEQTHELGFTFTDKQAQAHGITLTPKQAQELGITLTYEQAQALGTTVIPQQSQSQGITLTPEQAHELGFTFTEEQTLAQGITLTPEGVKAPGITVTPDQVQEMEITVTPQQAQALEIMVTPEQSQAQGITLTSEQAQTQGITLTPEQAQAGGITLTSQQAQALGITLSLEQAQTQGITLTLEQAQALGITLTPQQAQAGGITLTPQQAQAINLTPQQAQALGITLTPQQAQAGGITLTPEKAQAQGISLTPEQAQAGGITLTPQQAQAITLTPEQAQAGGITLTPQQAQAQAITLTPEQAQAKGITLTPEKAQAQGVTLTHEQAQAQGIITLTPEKAQAQGITLTPEQAQAQGVTLTLQQAQALGITLTPEQAQAQGITLTPEKAQAQGITLTPQQAQAQGITLTPEQAQALGISLTPEQTQAQGVTMTPEQTQAQGITLTPEKAQALGITLTPQQAQAGGITLTPQQAQAINLTPQQAQAQGITLTPEQAQAQGVTMTLEHTQARGIPLIPEQAQAQAITLTPQQAQALGITLTPQQAQAQRITLTPQQAQAQGISLTTEQAQALGITLTPQQAQARGITLTPQQAQAINLTPQQAQAQGITLTPEQAQVLGLTLTPQQAQAGGITLTPQQAQAQGITLTPEQAQALGIPLTPEQAQAQGITLTPQQAQAQGITLTPQQTQAQGITVTPEQAEALGITLTPEQAQALGITLTPEQFKALLVTLSPEKCQGLGFIHTLEKVHAWESPLTASQAQKLGVPITPENAWVPAVTLTPEQTQALGAPLSLEQAQALGISLSPEHFWESDKSDKSHVLGFPLTLEQVQPLGAPFIPGQSHPMGVDDLKSRAPLINEQLSPLGVHPLLEHTLKVGIVPVTDKSVTPSAPHISKKLPTLDPSSLRSLQKLKASVLPRQSPASAAIAEKSSALEVSPIPLQISQSPLSQAPGKSLGVRIRSEPGKLLAPQTFPSSKQTLFSKGQSTSVEFVAPEVPLTPEKFPIAETLPTSGQPLTLETLLGLQQFFSSWGSRTPQLPLISEAPLVSRQPLISGVPLTSAQIPDLLAPLSPRKPLVPGTSSIHGELLEPRPLILSEQPQAFQPAATCDQSRYLQAPSPLGQRQASPLWIPPTPGHLPTLWTSPTPGKPLKDLSSSVPKKSKERLAIISSLKPNSAFVHPSATDFKVTQAPFTTKKFQISEASDTLEEIPICHDPIAMEQFRTFQSYLTNYRTPVSQTPYIPTLMKPITSLPSLTTKLPKTSQISSSEWDQKSKFSPIDKSWMLTSVSGTKKPKMLVPPSTPQELKEQRYFVDVEAQRKNLILLNQATKASGLPSQLHTTARNLIIETLHTDTVRLGYLFHKYIAYRLIQRARNNLIRRLQVIKNTGKGYETRNLYIMLSRIDEYQKKVMQVWTNKQKSLEQKRNQCLRKMIFLFSQLQQTYRLNLSQPIPCIIDKKQIPASTKSVQQSFLELLIEDRKSDTLKKFRQEDQMEAIWNADLSTSSYPVTEKTSIHSLWAQLGGYPDIPMLLQLDVQSTFRKSLGSIKSQFKKIPK